Below is a genomic region from Actinomyces weissii.
GCGGAGGAGTTCCGCAAGCTGCACGCGGAGGACCCCGACGCCCAGAAGATCGTGGAGCTGGCCAAGGGCCTGGAGGGCATGACCCGGCAGTGGGGCGTGCACGCCTGCGCCGTCATCATGTCCTCCAAAGCCCTGACCGAGGTCATCCCCATGATGCAGCGCCTGCAGGACGGGGCCAGCATCACCCAGTTCGACTACCCCACCTGCGAGCACCTGGGGCTGCTCAAGATGGACTTCCTGGGCCTGCGCAACCTGACCGTCATCTCTGACGCGCAGGAGAACATCGTCGCCAACGGCAAGCCCGCCCTGGACATCGACAACACGCCGCTGGACGACGCCGCCACCTACGAGATGCTCTCCCGGGGCGAGACACTGGGGGTCTTCCAGCTGGACGGCGGCGGTATGCGCACCCTGCTGCGCCTGATGAAGCCGGACAACTTCGAGGACATCTCCGCCGTCGGCGCGCTCTACCGGCCCGGCCCCATGGGGGCGGACTCCCACACCAACTACGCCCTGCGCAAGAACGGGGTGCAGGAGATCGTGCCGATCCACCCCGAGCTCAAGGAGGTGCTGGAGCCGATCCTGGGCACCACCTACGGCCTGATCGTCTACCAGGAGCAGGTCATGAAGATCGCCCAGGAGCTGGCGGGCTTCTCCCTGGGCAAGGCCGACAAGCTCCGCAAGGCCATGGGCAAGAAGAAGCCCGAGATCCTGGCCAAGGAGTTCGTGGGCTTCAAGGATGGGATGCTCAGGAACGGCTACTCGGAGGAGTCGATCCAGACCCTGTGGGACATCGTGGTTCCCTTCTCCGCCTACGCCTTCAACAAGGCCCACTCGGCGGCCTACGGGGTGGTCTCCTACTGGACCGCCTACCTCAAGTGCCACTACCCCACCGAGTACATGGCGGCGCTGCTCACCAGCCAGAAGGACAACAAGGACAAGCTGGCGGTCTACCTGGGGGAGTGCCGCCACCTGGGCATCCGGGTGCTGCCCCCGGACGTGAACGCCTCCCGTGCCCAGTTCTCCGCGGTAGGGGAGGACATCCGCTTCGGCCTGGCGGCGGTGCGCAACGTGGGCCTGAACGTGGTTGAGGCCATTGAGCAGGCGCGCGAGGACAAGGGGGAGTTCACCAGCTTCGAGGACTTCCTGGACAAGGTGCCGGCGGTGGTGTGCAACAAGCGCACGATCGACTCGCTGATCAAGGCGGGGGCCTTTGACACCCTGGGCCGGACCCGCCGCTCCCTGCAGGCCTGCCACGAGGACTTCGTGGACGAGGTGATCGGGGTCAAGCGCAACGAGGCGGCGGGCCAGTTCGACCTGTTTGGCTCCCTCATGGGCGGGTCGCTGGAGGGGGAGGACTCCGCCTTCGCCAAGGGCCCCGTCTTCTCCTCGGAGGTGCCTGACCTGCCGGAGTGGGACAAGAAGATGAAGCTGGCCTATGAGCGGGAGATGCTGGGCCTGTACGTCTCCGACCACCCGCTGCTGGGCCTGGAGGGGGTGCTGGGAAAGCTGGCGGACACGGAGATCGCCGAGCTGGTGGCCAACGAGGAGCGGGAGGACGGCACCATGGTGACTATCGCCGGACTGATCACCAGCCTCACCCGCAAGACCACCAAGCAGGGCAACCTGTGGGCCATCGCCCAGATCGAGGACCTGGGGGGCAGCGTGGAGGCGCTGTTCTTCCCCGCCACCTACCAGACGGTCTCCACCATGCTCGCCCCGGACACGGTGGTCACGGTGCGGGGGCGGCTGAACCGGCGTGACGGCCAGGTGGCTTTGTACGCGCAGGAGCTGAGCCTGCCGGACGTGTCCAACGCCGCTCACGAGTCGGTGCACCTGGCCCTACCGGCCAGCCGCTGCACGACGGCGCTGGTGGAGCGGCTGCGTTCCGTGCTCATGAAGCACCCGGGCGTCAGCGAGGTGCGCCTGACCCTGACCAGCCCGGGCCGGGAGGTGCGCACCCAGCTGGAGGCGGCCTTGCGGGTCGATCCGACCCCGGCCTTCTACTCGGACATCAAGGCCCTGCTGGGGCCGGGCTGCCTGGCCCGGCGCTGAGGTACCACATCCCCGCCTGTTCGTCTAGGTATCCGCAACGGCTCTATACCGTTGTTGGAGAAACTATTAACCTTCTGGAATTTATCCGGGTCAAAGGTTATGGTCGAAAGGACCGCTGAGGATCCCTGTGTCCTCACAACAGCTTCTCCCTGGAGGCCTTACCGTGACACGTCGCCGCGTGGTCTTTACCCTGGTGCTGACCACTGTGGTGGCTGGTCTGCTGGTGCTGATCTGCGTTCTCAGCCGAGGCGGGGGCGGCCGGGTCATCCACGTGTCGCCCACTGGTGACGACACCGCCTCCGGCAGCTCCGCGGCCCCGCTGGCCACGGTCCACCGCGCCCTGGACCTCGCCGTGGACGGCGACACGGTGCGCCTGGCCGCCGGCACCTACCGGGAGGGTGAGCTGATCATGCCTAACCGGGTGCGGCTGGAGGCGGGCCGTGGGGAGAAGGTGGTTCTCTCCGGGGCGCAGGTGGTGCAGGACTGGGTGGCTGAGGGCAGCGTGTGGCGCTCCCGCGACGAGCTGGTCCGTTTCTGCCAGGAGTGCACCTTCAACCCGGATCCGGGCTACGACGGCGTGCGAGGCTACCCCGAGCAGGTCTACCTGGACGGGGTGGCGCTGCGGCAGGTGGCCAGCCGGGAGGAGGTCGTGGAGGGGACCTTCTTCGTTGACCGCCTGCCGGTGGAGTTCGAAGGGGGCGGGATCGACCGGATCGGCCGGGTGACCGGTTCCCGGACCGCCCACTACCTGCTGGGCTCGGACCCCAGCGGGCACCAGGTGGAGGTGGTGCAGCACGCCCGGGCCCTGACGGTGGCGGGCAACGGCGCGGCGGTGGCCAACCTGACCATCGAGAAGTACGCGCCCACGCAGATGTGGGGCCTGCAGGACCCGCAGATCGGCACCCAGGGTTCCGGGACCATGGTGCTGGTCATGGGTGACGACGTGAGCATCGAGTCCACCGTCCTGCGCCAGGCCACCTCCGGCAGCGCCCTGCACTTCACCAACGGCTCCGGGCAGTCGCTTACCTCCTCCAAGGTCATGGACAACGCGGGGGCCGGGATGATGGCCAACGAGACCTACAACCTGCTGGTGTCCCGCAGCTACTTCACCGGCAACAACGCCAACGGCTTCGACAGCGCGGAGACCTGCGGCGCCTACTGCTACCTGGCGGACTTCAAGATCACCCACTCCGCAGGGCTGCGCTTCGAGCTCAATACCTTGGACTACGCGGACCGGGAGGCTGACGCCGCCGACCCCCTGCTCTACAGCACCAACCGGCAGGTTGGGGTCTGGCTGGACGAGGGCGTGGCGAACTCGACGGTGGTGGGCAACTACTTCGTGAACACGCCGGTAGCGGTGTTCAACGAGATCTCCCTGAACACGGTGATCGCCTCGAACGTCATCAACGGCGCGGGCACGGGGATCCTCAGCTCCGGCTCGGAGCGTGCCCGCATCTGGAACAACACGGTGGCCTACGCCCTCGAGCCGCTGGTGATCCGGGAGGACGCGCGCACCGACGGCTGCAACGCCCGTACCCAGGACGGCACCTGCGTGGAGGAGGAGCCCTGGTCCGTGCAGCACGAGCTGACCTGGGACCAGACCGACACGGAGGTCTTCAACAACATATTCACCTCCAAGCAGACCGCCCGGCTGCCGCAGGACCCCTGGCGCTTCTCCTGGCACGCGGGCGTGCTCGCGGGCGGCAACTGGGACGGCACCGCGGTCGGGGCCAACGACATGGTCCTAGGCATGGACTACAACGTCTACTACCGCCAGCCGGCCGCGGAGGACCAGCCGAGCTTCGCCGTCCTGTGGCAGGTGGACCAGGGCCGCAGCATCACGCCGCAGACCCTGGAGGGGCTGACCAACGACCCGGCTGTGACCGCCAACGAGCGGGAGCAGAACGGCTGGGAGCTGCTGGGCCCGCGCGGGGCCAACCCGCTGGTGGTCCGGGAGTCCCGCAATCCCCGTGACTACGCCGCCTCCGACTTCCGCCTGCGGGAGGACTCCCCGGCCCGGGGGACGGGCAAGGCGGTCTTCGGGGACACCGCCAAGGCCCTGGGCCTGGAGGAGCGCACGGTGGTCGACCGGGGCGCCCTGTTCAACGTGGCCTGGGGGACCGCCTCCTGGCAGGCGGACCGCCAGGAGGGGGCCGCTGCGTCGGCGACCGGTGCCACTGCCGCGGGCGCACCGGAGCAGACCGGTGCGGAGCAGGCCACGGCCAGCGGGGCGGCGGACGCAGGAGCAGCCGCTGGGCTCAGCCAGTCCTCAGGCCGGGCCGAGACGGCAGGTACTGCTATCGACCGCCAGCCCCGCAAAGCCCTGGGCGCCGCCCCTGCCTCGAGACTGCTGCTCGATATGGCAGGGGCTCTTTTTATCTCCATCCTGGTCCTGCTGGTGCTCCTGGTCCTGCTGGGCCGGCTGTTCCAGCCCGCGCGACCAGCCCCGCAGGCAGACAAGCAGCCACCCGGGCGCGCCGGGGGCGTCCAGGACAAGAGGTCATCATGAGTTCCGCACGCTCCCTGGTGCTAGACCAGATCCCTCCGGTGTTCGTCGCAGCGGACCAGGTGACGGCGGGTGCGGCCCTGGCTATGGTCCTGCTGGTCCTGGCCTACACCTTCCTGCTGGTGGTCCTGTCCCGTAGCAGACGGCGCCCGCTGCCTGGGCCCGCAGCGGCGGACCCGGACCTGCAGGTCATCATCCTCATGCCCTGCCTCAACGAGGCCAAGGTTATCCGCGCCTCGGTCAACCGCCTTCTGAGCATCCCCGACCGGGGGCTGCACGTCATCGTCATCGACGACGGCAGCGACGACGGGACCACCAGGTCGCTGGTGGGTATCCGTGACCGCCGTCTGCACGTGCTGCGCCGCCGTCTGCCCAACGCCCGCAAGGGCAAGGGGGAGGCCCTGAACGACGCGCTCGACCGGGTGCGGCGCGCCTCCGCCCGCCTGCCCGACTCACAGGTGGTGGTGGGCATCATCGACGCGGACGGGCGCCTGGACCCCTGGGCGGTGGAGCGGGTGCGGGCGGTCTTCTCCGACCCCCAGGTGGGTGCCCTGCAGCTGGGGGTGCGTATCAACAACCGCTTCCGCTCCTTGCTGGCGCGTATGCAGGACATGGAGTTCGTCATCTTCACCTCGGTGTTCCAGGAGGGACGGCGCTACCTGGGCAGCGTGGGCATGGGCGGCAACGCCCAGTTCACCCGGCTGTCGGCCCTCAACGCCTTAGGGCCCCGTCCCTGGACCCGCTCCCTGACCGAGGACTTCGACCTGGGGCTGCGGCTTAACACCACCGCCTGGCGCAACGAGTACGACGGTGCGGCGGCCGTGCACCAGCAAGGCGTCACCAGCCTCAAGCGGCTGGTGCGGCAGCGCACCCGCTGGTTCCAGGGCAACCTGCAGGCGAGCAACCTGCTGACCCGGATCGCCCGCACCGGCCGGGGCCTGTCACGGCTGGACAGCATCTGGCAGGTCCTCACGCCCTACACGCTCCTGGCCGGTACCTTCCTGGTGCTGTCGTTCTTCCTGAGCCTGGTTGAGGCCGGGGTCGCGGCGGTGCGCGGTGAGCCCCAGTCCTGGGCCTGGCTGCTGGGCGCCTACCTCCTGGCGGCCGGGCCTGCCCTGGTCTTCGGCGTCATCTACTGGAAGGTGGAACGCGCTGAGGGGCTGCGCCTGTGGCGCTCGCTGCTCTACGCCCACCTGTTCGTGGTCTACGGGCTGATGCCCTGCATAATCGGCTGGCGGGCCCTGGGACGGGCGCTGATAGGCCGCACAGGCTGGGCCAAGACCGCCCGCGAGGCGGAGGGGCCCCGGGCAGTCGGCTCCCCACCGCTAGCCGTGCCCTCGGGCAGCGCTGACGTCACCCTGGACCAGAAGGCGGTCGCGTGACCGAGCCGGGCCTGTCCTGGAGCGCCAGGAGGAGGGAGTTCGTGGCCGCGGGGGCGGCCACGACGATCCTCGTGGCGGCCGGGGGCCTGCTGGCCAGGTACCGGGTGGAGGACTGTGCCTGGACCACCGTCCACGACGGCTACGGCGCGGTCACCTGCGCGGCCGAGCAGGTGCGCCTGGTGCCCCAGGCCCCCTCCGTCCCGGAGGAGACCCACGCGGCGCTGGCCATCCACACCGGCGTCGTCGTCCAGGAAGGTGGCACCACCTCCTTCAGCACGAGCGTGCTGACCACCTCCCAGCTGCGGCGCGGCTCCGACCCCAAC
It encodes:
- a CDS encoding glycosyltransferase family 2 protein — protein: MSSARSLVLDQIPPVFVAADQVTAGAALAMVLLVLAYTFLLVVLSRSRRRPLPGPAAADPDLQVIILMPCLNEAKVIRASVNRLLSIPDRGLHVIVIDDGSDDGTTRSLVGIRDRRLHVLRRRLPNARKGKGEALNDALDRVRRASARLPDSQVVVGIIDADGRLDPWAVERVRAVFSDPQVGALQLGVRINNRFRSLLARMQDMEFVIFTSVFQEGRRYLGSVGMGGNAQFTRLSALNALGPRPWTRSLTEDFDLGLRLNTTAWRNEYDGAAAVHQQGVTSLKRLVRQRTRWFQGNLQASNLLTRIARTGRGLSRLDSIWQVLTPYTLLAGTFLVLSFFLSLVEAGVAAVRGEPQSWAWLLGAYLLAAGPALVFGVIYWKVERAEGLRLWRSLLYAHLFVVYGLMPCIIGWRALGRALIGRTGWAKTAREAEGPRAVGSPPLAVPSGSADVTLDQKAVA
- the dnaE gene encoding DNA polymerase III subunit alpha, with protein sequence MAETSSAVSPDEGPYDDFVHLHVHTDYSMLDGAGKIKDYVAEAKRLGQRALAITDHGYMFGAYEFYAECVKAGVKPIIGVEAYLTPGTSRFDKTRVFWGDESQRSDDVSARGSYTHMTLLSRNNEGLHNLMRLDSYASLEGQWGKAPRMDRELISRYANGLISSTGCPSSEVQTRLRLGQWDEALRAAGELQDIFGKDFFYVELMDHGLEIERRVTQDLLRLSKTLDAPLLATNDSHYVRPEDRTVQDAMLCINSGSVLTDPDRFKFDGDTYYLRPGAEMRSLFKELPEACDNTLLVAEQCEVSFQTVDEGASFMPVFPVPEGETMDSWFVKECWRGMERRFHGDIPEDCRKQAEYEIDVIVQMGFPGYFLVVADYINWAKEHGIRVGPGRGSGAGSIVAYAMGITELNPLAHGLIFERFLNPERISMPDIDVDFDERRRDEVIEYVREKYGSDKVSQVVTYGVIKAKQSLKDSSRVMGYPYAVGDRLTKAMPPTVQGKDITIKGMFDPTDKRYGEAEEFRKLHAEDPDAQKIVELAKGLEGMTRQWGVHACAVIMSSKALTEVIPMMQRLQDGASITQFDYPTCEHLGLLKMDFLGLRNLTVISDAQENIVANGKPALDIDNTPLDDAATYEMLSRGETLGVFQLDGGGMRTLLRLMKPDNFEDISAVGALYRPGPMGADSHTNYALRKNGVQEIVPIHPELKEVLEPILGTTYGLIVYQEQVMKIAQELAGFSLGKADKLRKAMGKKKPEILAKEFVGFKDGMLRNGYSEESIQTLWDIVVPFSAYAFNKAHSAAYGVVSYWTAYLKCHYPTEYMAALLTSQKDNKDKLAVYLGECRHLGIRVLPPDVNASRAQFSAVGEDIRFGLAAVRNVGLNVVEAIEQAREDKGEFTSFEDFLDKVPAVVCNKRTIDSLIKAGAFDTLGRTRRSLQACHEDFVDEVIGVKRNEAAGQFDLFGSLMGGSLEGEDSAFAKGPVFSSEVPDLPEWDKKMKLAYEREMLGLYVSDHPLLGLEGVLGKLADTEIAELVANEEREDGTMVTIAGLITSLTRKTTKQGNLWAIAQIEDLGGSVEALFFPATYQTVSTMLAPDTVVTVRGRLNRRDGQVALYAQELSLPDVSNAAHESVHLALPASRCTTALVERLRSVLMKHPGVSEVRLTLTSPGREVRTQLEAALRVDPTPAFYSDIKALLGPGCLARR
- a CDS encoding right-handed parallel beta-helix repeat-containing protein, translating into MTRRRVVFTLVLTTVVAGLLVLICVLSRGGGGRVIHVSPTGDDTASGSSAAPLATVHRALDLAVDGDTVRLAAGTYREGELIMPNRVRLEAGRGEKVVLSGAQVVQDWVAEGSVWRSRDELVRFCQECTFNPDPGYDGVRGYPEQVYLDGVALRQVASREEVVEGTFFVDRLPVEFEGGGIDRIGRVTGSRTAHYLLGSDPSGHQVEVVQHARALTVAGNGAAVANLTIEKYAPTQMWGLQDPQIGTQGSGTMVLVMGDDVSIESTVLRQATSGSALHFTNGSGQSLTSSKVMDNAGAGMMANETYNLLVSRSYFTGNNANGFDSAETCGAYCYLADFKITHSAGLRFELNTLDYADREADAADPLLYSTNRQVGVWLDEGVANSTVVGNYFVNTPVAVFNEISLNTVIASNVINGAGTGILSSGSERARIWNNTVAYALEPLVIREDARTDGCNARTQDGTCVEEEPWSVQHELTWDQTDTEVFNNIFTSKQTARLPQDPWRFSWHAGVLAGGNWDGTAVGANDMVLGMDYNVYYRQPAAEDQPSFAVLWQVDQGRSITPQTLEGLTNDPAVTANEREQNGWELLGPRGANPLVVRESRNPRDYAASDFRLREDSPARGTGKAVFGDTAKALGLEERTVVDRGALFNVAWGTASWQADRQEGAAASATGATAAGAPEQTGAEQATASGAADAGAAAGLSQSSGRAETAGTAIDRQPRKALGAAPASRLLLDMAGALFISILVLLVLLVLLGRLFQPARPAPQADKQPPGRAGGVQDKRSS